One Bacillus sp. FJAT-52991 genomic region harbors:
- the def gene encoding peptide deformylase: MAYLPIVEAPADILEKECTRVTEFNKKLKKLVSDMHETMIEADGVGLAAPQIGVDLQVAVVDIEDDNGLITLINPVVLEEKGKQTDVEGCLSFPGLYGYVTRPSYVKVKAQDIKGRYFLIEAHDFLARAILHEIDHLHGILFTSKVEKYISEEQLEKEGAE; the protein is encoded by the coding sequence TTGGCCTATTTACCGATTGTAGAGGCTCCTGCTGACATTCTAGAAAAAGAGTGTACGCGTGTAACGGAGTTTAATAAAAAGTTAAAAAAGCTAGTGAGTGACATGCATGAAACGATGATCGAAGCCGATGGGGTAGGACTAGCTGCTCCACAAATTGGCGTTGATCTGCAAGTGGCCGTAGTGGATATAGAAGATGACAATGGATTAATCACCTTAATTAACCCAGTTGTTTTAGAAGAGAAAGGAAAGCAAACAGATGTAGAAGGCTGCCTTAGCTTCCCTGGGTTATATGGGTATGTGACTCGACCTTCTTACGTCAAAGTGAAGGCGCAAGATATAAAAGGGCGCTACTTTTTAATTGAGGCGCACGACTTCTTAGCAAGAGCGATTTTGCATGAAATTGATCATTTGCATGGAATATTATTCACTTCAAAAGTGGAGAAATATATATCGGAAGAACAATTAGAAAAGGAGGGAGCAGAATGA
- the fmt gene encoding methionyl-tRNA formyltransferase has product MTNVVLMGTPDFSVPVLQTLIEDGYHIQAVVTQPDRPVGRKRVLTPPPVKVEALKHDIPVLQPEKLRSSEELQQIIDLQPDVIVTAAYGQLLPKELLGAPKYGCINVHASLLPELRGGAPIHYSILQGKEKTGITIMYMAEKLDAGDIISQAEVIIEETDHVGSLHDKLSEVGSKLLSGTLPKLLAGEIQPIKQDEQKATFASNIKREQEKVDWSKNGEEIYNHIRGLHPWPVAYTQLDGKAMKIWWGEKVTTHQEALAGTILSIEDDGFVVATGNETAIKVTDLQPSGKKRMSAQQYLRGAGADLSIGKQLGE; this is encoded by the coding sequence ATGACGAATGTCGTCTTAATGGGCACACCTGATTTCTCTGTCCCTGTACTACAAACATTAATTGAAGACGGATATCATATTCAAGCGGTTGTCACACAACCAGACCGTCCAGTTGGAAGGAAGCGCGTATTGACTCCTCCCCCGGTGAAAGTGGAAGCTTTAAAACATGATATTCCCGTATTGCAGCCAGAAAAATTAAGATCGTCAGAAGAGCTGCAACAAATCATTGATTTACAACCTGATGTGATTGTGACAGCTGCTTACGGACAACTGTTGCCAAAGGAGCTACTAGGAGCCCCGAAATATGGATGTATCAATGTTCATGCGTCCTTACTTCCGGAGTTGCGTGGTGGAGCACCGATTCATTATTCCATTTTACAAGGAAAAGAAAAGACGGGTATCACCATTATGTACATGGCAGAAAAGCTAGATGCTGGGGATATCATTAGCCAAGCAGAGGTAATAATAGAAGAAACGGACCATGTAGGTAGTCTACATGATAAGTTGAGCGAGGTTGGCTCAAAGCTTTTATCAGGTACGCTTCCCAAATTGCTGGCAGGTGAGATTCAACCGATTAAACAAGATGAGCAGAAAGCTACCTTCGCTTCTAATATTAAAAGAGAACAGGAAAAGGTTGATTGGTCAAAAAATGGGGAAGAAATCTATAACCATATTCGCGGACTTCATCCTTGGCCGGTCGCTTATACACAATTAGATGGAAAAGCCATGAAAATTTGGTGGGGTGAAAAAGTTACTACTCATCAGGAAGCACTAGCTGGTACGATTCTTTCCATTGAAGATGACGGTTTTGTTGTGGCGACAGGAAACGAAACAGCGATTAAAGTGACAGACTTACAACCTTCTGGGAAAAAGAGAATGTCTGCTCAGCAGTATTTACGAGGAGCCGGTGCAGATTTATCAATCGGCAAGCAGTTAGGAGAATAA
- the rsmB gene encoding 16S rRNA (cytosine(967)-C(5))-methyltransferase RsmB, translated as MKQKKKQVREIALDMLESVEKHQSYSNLLLHSAIEKHDLSGRDAALLTEITYGTIQRKMTLDFYLAPFLKKKIEPWVRQLLRMSIYQMVYLDKVPERAVIHEAVEIAKARGHKGISGLVNGVLRSLQREGLQDVNQIKDEAERISIATSHPLWLVQRWIDQFGAKKTQEMCELNLIAPMQTIRVNRTKADRDEVLHQLQEEGFQVELSPFIPEAIRILKGNIARSEVFEKGLATIQDESSMIVAYALDIERDQFILDSCAAPGGKTTHIAEKLQQTGNVTALDLHEHKIKLIKENTERLGLENVEAKALDSRKAGEMFQKESFDRILVDAPCSGLGVLRRKPDIKYAKKEEDLLALQHVQLAILKAVTPLLKQGGVLVYSTCTVDREENEGTVVKFLASNPEFEPAALDHLPPQIQALTADHMLQVFPQDFGGDGFFISKFRKKVQ; from the coding sequence ATGAAGCAAAAGAAGAAACAAGTGCGAGAGATTGCACTTGATATGCTAGAATCAGTAGAGAAACATCAGTCCTACAGTAATCTTTTACTGCATTCAGCGATCGAAAAGCACGATCTTTCCGGTAGAGACGCTGCTTTATTGACAGAGATTACTTACGGAACGATTCAACGAAAAATGACATTAGATTTCTATTTAGCTCCGTTTTTAAAAAAGAAAATTGAACCATGGGTTAGACAGCTTTTGCGCATGTCGATCTACCAAATGGTGTATCTTGATAAAGTCCCGGAGCGAGCTGTCATTCACGAAGCGGTCGAAATTGCCAAAGCAAGAGGTCATAAAGGGATTAGTGGTTTAGTCAATGGGGTGCTTCGTTCTCTTCAACGAGAAGGGCTACAAGACGTTAATCAAATCAAAGATGAGGCAGAACGCATATCTATTGCGACCAGTCACCCTCTTTGGTTAGTTCAAAGATGGATCGACCAATTCGGAGCGAAAAAAACGCAAGAGATGTGTGAATTGAACTTAATAGCACCGATGCAAACCATTCGGGTGAACAGGACGAAGGCCGATCGGGATGAAGTGCTTCACCAATTACAAGAAGAAGGTTTTCAAGTAGAATTGAGTCCGTTTATTCCAGAAGCGATTCGAATTTTGAAAGGAAACATTGCTCGCTCGGAAGTGTTCGAAAAGGGTCTTGCTACGATTCAGGATGAAAGCTCGATGATCGTTGCTTATGCACTAGATATTGAACGAGATCAATTCATTCTTGACTCTTGTGCAGCTCCTGGAGGAAAAACAACACATATAGCAGAAAAGCTTCAACAGACAGGGAATGTAACAGCCCTTGATTTACATGAACATAAAATTAAATTAATTAAAGAAAATACTGAAAGACTAGGGTTAGAAAATGTGGAAGCGAAAGCGCTTGATAGCCGAAAAGCAGGTGAGATGTTTCAAAAAGAAAGCTTTGACCGGATTTTAGTAGATGCTCCTTGCTCCGGTCTTGGTGTTCTTCGCAGAAAGCCGGACATTAAATATGCTAAGAAGGAAGAAGATCTTCTCGCTTTACAACATGTACAATTAGCCATCTTAAAGGCAGTCACTCCTCTTCTAAAACAAGGTGGGGTGCTTGTGTATAGTACATGTACGGTTGATCGTGAAGAAAACGAAGGCACAGTAGTAAAATTCCTAGCTTCTAACCCTGAGTTTGAACCAGCAGCATTGGATCATTTACCTCCTCAGATTCAAGCGTTAACAGCTGATCATATGCTGCAAGTGTTTCCGCAAGACTTTGGTGGGGATGGGTTCTTTATCAGCAAATTTAGAAAGAAGGTACAATAA
- the rlmN gene encoding 23S rRNA (adenine(2503)-C(2))-methyltransferase RlmN has protein sequence MEQTKLQKDSSANEPQLPSIYSLQLQDLKDWLKEQNEQPFRAEQIFDWLYKKRISSFEDMSNVSLSLREKLAAHFTLTTLKTIIQQESADGTIKFLFELHDGYSIETVLMRHEYGNSVCVTTQVGCRIGCTFCASTLGGLKRHLEAGEIVAQVVKVQQALDESEERVSSVVIMGIGEPFDNYDQMLAFLKIINHDKGLNIGARHITVSTSGIIPKIYKFADEDMQINFAISLHAANNELRTKLMPINKAYKLADLMEAVRYYVNKTGRRVSFEYGLFGGENDSVEHAEELARLIKGIKCHVNLIPVNYVPERDYVRTPRSQIFEFENTLKKHGVNVTIRREHGHDIDAACGQLRAKERKEETR, from the coding sequence ATGGAGCAAACAAAATTACAAAAGGATTCATCAGCAAACGAGCCGCAACTTCCATCCATCTATTCTTTGCAACTGCAGGATTTGAAAGATTGGTTAAAAGAACAAAATGAACAACCATTTCGGGCGGAACAAATTTTTGATTGGTTATATAAGAAAAGAATCAGCAGTTTTGAAGATATGTCCAATGTATCCTTATCGTTAAGAGAGAAACTAGCCGCCCATTTCACACTAACAACGTTAAAAACGATTATTCAGCAGGAGTCGGCAGATGGCACGATCAAATTTTTATTTGAGCTTCATGATGGCTATTCCATTGAAACGGTTTTAATGCGCCATGAATATGGCAATTCTGTATGTGTAACAACTCAAGTAGGTTGCCGGATTGGCTGTACATTTTGTGCCTCGACACTAGGAGGATTAAAACGTCATCTAGAAGCGGGAGAAATTGTCGCCCAAGTAGTGAAGGTTCAGCAAGCACTTGATGAGAGTGAAGAGCGAGTGAGCTCGGTTGTTATTATGGGAATTGGTGAGCCATTTGATAACTACGATCAAATGCTTGCTTTCTTAAAAATCATTAACCATGATAAAGGGCTAAATATTGGTGCTCGCCATATTACCGTATCAACTAGTGGAATCATTCCGAAAATCTACAAGTTTGCCGATGAGGATATGCAAATTAATTTTGCCATTTCTTTACATGCTGCAAATAATGAACTGCGAACTAAATTGATGCCAATCAATAAAGCGTACAAGCTTGCTGATTTAATGGAGGCGGTTCGTTATTACGTAAATAAAACGGGACGAAGAGTCAGTTTTGAGTATGGTTTATTTGGTGGAGAGAATGATTCCGTTGAGCATGCAGAAGAGCTTGCTCGATTAATCAAGGGCATCAAATGTCATGTTAACTTAATTCCAGTTAACTATGTCCCTGAACGTGATTACGTCCGAACGCCGAGAAGTCAAATTTTTGAGTTTGAAAATACGTTGAAAAAGCACGGAGTCAATGTCACAATCCGCCGTGAACATGGTCATGATATTGACGCAGCATGTGGTCAACTTCGTGCGAAAGAGCGGAAAGAAGAAACGAGGTGA
- a CDS encoding Stp1/IreP family PP2C-type Ser/Thr phosphatase has translation MDSVFRTDKGRIRAHNEDNGGVFINAANDYLAIVADGMGGHNAGDIASQITIESMKSLWQQIGKIESANQAEQWLKSTINQINEQILSHANNHLECNGMGTTLVAVLCTTSFCTIANIGDSRCYLLNDDGFKQVTDDHSLVNELVKSGEITKEEAEHHPRKNVLTRALGTNAHVTADYHTITFEQGDYILLCSDGLSNKLAQQEIQAILQNDLSLLEKADSFVQLANEKGGEDNITLVILKHSAGLESG, from the coding sequence ATGGATTCCGTCTTTCGGACAGATAAAGGCCGAATTCGAGCTCATAATGAAGATAATGGTGGTGTATTTATCAATGCAGCAAATGACTACCTTGCCATCGTAGCGGATGGCATGGGTGGTCATAATGCTGGTGATATCGCTAGCCAAATCACGATTGAGTCAATGAAGTCACTATGGCAACAAATTGGGAAGATTGAAAGTGCGAATCAAGCGGAACAATGGTTGAAATCGACCATCAATCAGATCAATGAGCAAATTTTATCCCATGCAAACAATCACCTGGAATGCAATGGAATGGGGACGACGCTTGTCGCAGTCTTATGTACTACTAGTTTTTGTACGATTGCCAATATCGGAGACAGCCGCTGTTATTTACTGAATGATGATGGCTTTAAACAAGTGACAGACGATCATTCGCTTGTGAATGAGCTAGTCAAATCAGGAGAGATCACAAAAGAAGAGGCAGAACATCATCCCCGGAAAAATGTGCTGACACGGGCCCTTGGAACGAATGCACATGTAACGGCTGATTATCACACCATTACCTTCGAACAAGGAGATTATATACTTCTTTGTTCAGATGGCTTATCTAACAAACTGGCACAGCAAGAAATACAAGCAATTTTGCAAAATGACCTTTCCTTATTAGAAAAAGCTGATTCATTTGTTCAATTGGCAAATGAAAAGGGCGGGGAAGATAATATTACACTCGTGATTCTCAAACATTCTGCTGGCCTTGAAAGTGGGTGA
- the pknB gene encoding Stk1 family PASTA domain-containing Ser/Thr kinase — translation MLIGKRLSGRYKIIKMVGGGGMANVYLAKDVILEREVAIKVLRLDFANEEEFLRRFQREAQSATSLVHPNIVNIFDVGEEEGINYIVMEYVEGMTLKQYIQQFSPIPVEKAIDIMKQLSSAMAFAHHNSIIHRDIKPQNILIDAEGTVKITDFGIAMALSATSITQTNAVLGSVHYISPEQARGGMATKKSDIYALGIVMFELLTGQLPFSGESAVSIALKHLQTETPSMKRWNPSIPQSVENIVLKATTKDSFHRYQSLEDMEQDLSTALDPERANEPKFTVPLDQDETKELPIIKQMEQTENTQTTMIRPAFDSKQEGEAGEPVEKKQKKRGPIILLMISFLIVLGGLIAVLVPSMLGPQEIEIPDVKGKKLDEAVSELVTSGFVVKETYEQFSDEIPEGEVIKTSPSAGRIAQEGSNVNIYISSGKETFTLEDYEGKPYEEVYEELKKQGFKTIHKESVHDESEAGTIIDQAPEASDEVVPEETELSFTVSLGPEKISLIDLTEYNEKSLKDYAESTGLNIVIAGEEYSDKIEKRLVLSQTPEQGTKLEKGDTVEVMISKGAKEIPPVTVTKEITIPYEPDEFGAPQEVQIYIEDMNRSMTEPYEVFTIHEETKKTLEFIVSKGSKAGYKVIRDQRVIFDETIPYPEDAGENQGGM, via the coding sequence ATGCTAATAGGAAAGCGATTAAGTGGTCGCTATAAAATCATTAAAATGGTCGGCGGCGGTGGAATGGCCAATGTCTATTTAGCCAAAGATGTGATCCTAGAGAGGGAAGTAGCTATTAAAGTGCTGCGCTTAGATTTTGCCAATGAAGAAGAATTTCTTCGACGTTTTCAACGGGAGGCACAGTCAGCTACTAGTCTTGTTCATCCTAACATCGTCAATATTTTCGATGTAGGTGAAGAAGAAGGGATTAATTATATTGTCATGGAATATGTCGAGGGCATGACTTTAAAACAATATATTCAGCAATTTTCACCGATTCCAGTGGAAAAAGCAATTGATATTATGAAGCAGCTTTCTTCGGCGATGGCTTTTGCTCATCATAATTCAATTATTCATCGCGATATTAAACCTCAAAATATTTTAATAGATGCTGAAGGTACTGTGAAAATTACTGACTTTGGAATTGCGATGGCGTTAAGTGCCACCTCGATTACACAAACAAATGCTGTTTTAGGCTCTGTTCACTATATATCTCCAGAGCAAGCACGTGGTGGAATGGCTACGAAAAAATCAGATATTTACGCTCTTGGTATTGTTATGTTTGAATTATTAACAGGGCAATTGCCTTTTTCAGGTGAGTCGGCCGTTTCGATTGCACTGAAACATTTGCAAACGGAAACACCTTCAATGAAAAGGTGGAATCCATCTATTCCACAAAGCGTTGAGAACATCGTGTTAAAAGCAACCACGAAAGATTCTTTTCATCGCTATCAATCTTTAGAAGATATGGAGCAAGATTTATCAACAGCACTCGATCCTGAACGAGCAAATGAGCCAAAGTTTACCGTACCTCTAGACCAAGATGAAACGAAAGAATTACCGATTATTAAACAGATGGAGCAAACAGAAAACACACAAACTACCATGATTCGGCCAGCATTCGACTCGAAACAAGAAGGAGAGGCTGGTGAACCTGTAGAAAAGAAACAGAAAAAAAGAGGGCCCATCATTTTATTAATGATTTCTTTTCTTATTGTATTAGGTGGCTTAATAGCTGTTCTAGTACCTAGTATGCTAGGACCACAAGAGATAGAAATTCCAGATGTTAAGGGAAAGAAATTAGATGAAGCGGTGTCAGAGCTAGTGACAAGCGGTTTTGTTGTAAAGGAAACGTATGAGCAATTTAGTGATGAGATCCCCGAAGGAGAGGTAATTAAAACAAGCCCTAGTGCAGGGCGGATCGCTCAAGAAGGATCAAATGTTAATATTTATATAAGCAGTGGGAAAGAAACATTTACTCTTGAGGATTACGAAGGCAAACCATACGAAGAGGTTTATGAAGAGCTCAAAAAACAGGGGTTTAAAACGATTCACAAGGAAAGTGTTCATGATGAAAGTGAAGCCGGAACAATTATTGATCAAGCTCCAGAAGCATCAGATGAAGTAGTTCCAGAAGAGACAGAATTATCGTTTACTGTGAGCTTAGGTCCGGAGAAAATTTCGCTAATCGACTTGACAGAATATAATGAAAAAAGCTTGAAGGATTATGCTGAATCTACAGGTTTAAACATTGTTATTGCTGGTGAGGAGTATTCCGATAAAATTGAAAAAAGATTAGTTTTATCTCAAACACCTGAGCAAGGGACGAAGTTAGAAAAAGGAGACACAGTGGAAGTGATGATTTCAAAAGGAGCGAAAGAAATTCCACCAGTCACTGTGACAAAAGAAATTACGATTCCATATGAGCCGGATGAGTTCGGAGCACCTCAAGAAGTGCAAATATATATTGAAGATATGAATCGCAGTATGACCGAGCCTTATGAAGTATTCACGATCCACGAGGAAACGAAGAAAACACTCGAATTCATCGTTTCTAAAGGCAGTAAAGCAGGATATAAAGTGATTCGTGATCAAAGAGTGATTTTTGATGAAACCATTCCATACCCAGAGGATGCGGGAGAGAATCAAGGAGGAATGTAA
- the rsgA gene encoding ribosome small subunit-dependent GTPase A gives MSEGKIIKALSGFYYVLDGERLVQCRGRGNFRKKKVSPLVGDYVEYQADNDQEGYILAVQERKNELIRPPIANVDQAILVFSAVRPDFSTALLDRFLVLIESKQIEPIICITKMDLLTEHQEEAINQFAEQYRAFGYPVVLTSSEDDMNLEEVHSFLQGKTSVFAGQSGVGKSSLLNALRPELGLKTDEISDALGRGKHTTRHVELIHVDNGLVADTPGFSSLEFTEVEVEDLPFCFPEMVKMSHKCKFRGCLHINEPKCAVKSAVENGDLPAYRYEHYLQFMEEIKERKPRY, from the coding sequence ATGTCAGAAGGAAAGATTATTAAGGCTCTGAGTGGTTTTTATTATGTCTTAGATGGTGAACGTCTTGTGCAATGTAGAGGAAGAGGCAACTTCCGCAAAAAGAAAGTTTCACCACTTGTTGGAGACTATGTAGAATACCAAGCAGATAATGACCAAGAAGGGTATATTCTAGCCGTTCAAGAAAGAAAAAATGAACTCATTAGACCGCCTATTGCTAATGTAGATCAAGCGATTCTTGTTTTCTCTGCTGTTCGACCAGATTTTAGTACAGCTTTATTAGACCGTTTTTTAGTATTAATTGAATCGAAGCAGATCGAACCGATCATTTGTATAACGAAAATGGATTTGTTAACTGAGCATCAAGAAGAAGCGATTAATCAATTTGCCGAACAATATCGGGCTTTTGGTTATCCTGTTGTATTAACTTCTTCAGAAGATGACATGAATTTAGAAGAAGTACATTCTTTTTTACAAGGAAAAACGTCTGTGTTCGCTGGTCAGTCAGGGGTTGGGAAGTCTTCCTTGCTCAATGCTCTTCGTCCAGAGCTGGGGTTGAAAACGGATGAAATATCCGATGCTCTTGGCCGCGGGAAGCATACGACAAGACATGTGGAGTTAATTCACGTTGACAATGGTCTTGTGGCCGATACTCCCGGCTTTAGTTCGTTAGAATTTACGGAAGTAGAGGTAGAGGATTTGCCGTTTTGTTTTCCTGAAATGGTTAAAATGAGCCATAAATGTAAATTTAGAGGATGTTTGCACATAAATGAACCAAAATGTGCAGTCAAAAGTGCGGTTGAAAATGGGGACCTACCTGCTTATCGCTATGAGCATTATTTGCAATTCATGGAAGAAATAAAAGAGAGAAAGCCGAGGTATTAA
- the rpe gene encoding ribulose-phosphate 3-epimerase, producing the protein MVKIAPSILSADFSRLGEEIKDVEMGGADIIHVDVMDGHFVPNITIGPLIVDAIRPITKLPLDVHLMIENPDQYIEAFAKAGADYITVHVEACPHLHRTIQLIRSHGVKAGVVLNPATPAYMIEHILEDIDMVLLMTVNPGFGGQSFIHSVVPKIRQVKQMIDNKGLDVEIEIDGGVNIETAKFCTEAGADILVAGSAVYNKEDRKRAIEEIRASAE; encoded by the coding sequence ATGGTCAAAATAGCACCGTCGATTTTATCCGCTGATTTTTCCAGATTGGGAGAGGAAATAAAGGATGTCGAGATGGGAGGAGCCGATATTATTCATGTTGATGTCATGGATGGGCATTTTGTTCCCAATATTACTATTGGCCCGCTGATTGTCGATGCCATTCGTCCAATTACGAAGCTGCCACTTGATGTTCACTTAATGATTGAGAACCCTGATCAATATATTGAAGCCTTTGCAAAGGCAGGAGCCGATTATATTACCGTTCATGTGGAAGCTTGCCCTCATCTTCATCGCACGATTCAATTGATTCGTTCTCACGGGGTAAAAGCAGGAGTCGTTCTCAATCCAGCAACACCGGCTTACATGATTGAACATATTTTAGAAGACATCGATATGGTGTTGCTTATGACAGTGAATCCTGGATTTGGGGGACAATCGTTCATTCATTCAGTCGTTCCTAAAATTCGTCAAGTGAAACAGATGATTGATAATAAAGGATTGGATGTTGAAATTGAAATCGATGGCGGTGTCAACATCGAAACAGCGAAGTTTTGCACAGAAGCAGGAGCAGACATTTTAGTGGCTGGTTCTGCGGTTTATAATAAGGAAGATCGCAAACGAGCGATTGAGGAGATTAGAGCATCTGCTGAATGA
- a CDS encoding thiamine diphosphokinase, with product MRIAVVAGGPETELVDLQTYATEDMVFVGVDRGTIYLLERGITPKIAIGDFDSVTEAEWQMIECGVGKENIHRFPAEKDQTDLELAIFWAMKQQPETIFILGATGGRLDHFFGTISLLMNKEIMSSRTKIELVDKQNRVSLYGPGTYTVFVDIGKTYFSFFAITNEVTNFTLKGFKYPLSNHTVRSGSTLYVSNELDQENGTFSFSSGILMVIRSSDG from the coding sequence ATGAGAATTGCCGTAGTTGCCGGTGGACCAGAAACGGAATTGGTCGATTTACAAACTTATGCTACAGAAGATATGGTTTTTGTAGGAGTGGATCGAGGGACAATTTATTTATTAGAAAGAGGCATTACTCCAAAAATAGCGATTGGTGATTTTGATTCAGTTACAGAAGCGGAGTGGCAAATGATTGAGTGCGGTGTAGGGAAAGAGAATATCCATCGCTTTCCCGCTGAAAAGGATCAAACAGATCTCGAATTAGCGATTTTTTGGGCGATGAAGCAACAGCCAGAGACGATCTTTATTCTTGGTGCGACAGGTGGAAGACTAGATCATTTTTTCGGTACAATTAGCTTGCTAATGAATAAGGAAATCATGTCATCTAGAACAAAAATAGAACTAGTGGATAAACAAAATCGTGTATCTCTTTATGGGCCAGGTACATATACTGTGTTTGTGGATATCGGAAAAACATATTTTTCTTTTTTTGCTATCACGAATGAGGTGACTAATTTTACATTAAAGGGATTTAAGTATCCGCTAAGCAACCATACGGTTCGATCAGGTTCAACTTTGTACGTCAGCAATGAGCTAGACCAAGAAAATGGTACTTTTTCTTTTTCTTCTGGCATACTAATGGTGATAAGAAGCTCTGATGGTTGA
- the spoVM gene encoding stage V sporulation protein SpoVM: protein MKFYTIKLPKFLGGIVRAMLGTFKK, encoded by the coding sequence ATGAAATTTTATACTATTAAATTACCTAAATTTTTAGGTGGAATTGTTCGTGCCATGCTTGGAACATTCAAAAAGTGA